One genomic window of Garra rufa chromosome 2, GarRuf1.0, whole genome shotgun sequence includes the following:
- the emx1 gene encoding homeobox protein EMX1, translating into MFSATGKRCFTIESLVAKESPLTPEDPIRPTALSYTAPADSFLNGYQSPAGRALYPNPELVFSESVNHAPLSMHPHQLGSTHLQHPHFFGTQHREPLNFYPWVLRNRFFGHRFQGNDVSQDTLLLHGPFARKPKRIRTAFSPSQLLRLERAFEKNHYVVGAERKQLANSLSLSETQVKVWFQNRRTKYKRQKLEEEGPECTQKKKGNHHINRWRIATKQSGSEDIDVMSDA; encoded by the exons ATGTTCTCGGCAACAGGAAAGCGTTGTTTTACCATTGAGTCTTTGGTGGCGAAGGAAAGCCCGTTAACACCAGAAGACCCTATTCGCCCTACCGCCCTAAGCTACACAGCGCCGGCTGACAGTTTTCTTAACGGGTATCAAAGCCCCGCAGGCCGTGCGCTCTATCCAAATCCCGAACTGGTGTTTTCGGAGAGTGTGAACCATGCACCTCTCAGCATGCACCCACACCAGCTCGGCAGCACACACCTCCAGCACCCGCACTTCTTTGGCACGCAGCACCGTGAACCACTGAATTTCTATCCGTGGGTCTTAAGGAACAGGTTTTTTGGCCATCGGTTTCAAG GGAACGACGTCTCGCAGGACACGCTGTTACTACACGGACCTTTCGCGAGGAAGCCGAAGCGGATTCGCACCGCGTTCTCGCCCTCTCAGCTGCTGCGCCTGGAGCGAGCCTTCGAGAAGAACCATTATGTAGTCGGAGCCGAACGGAAACAGCTCGCTAACAGCCTCAGCCTATCTGAGACTCAG GTGAAAGTGTGGTTCCAGAACCGCAGGACCAAGTACAAGCGGCAGAAGCTGGAGGAAGAGGGTCCAGAATGCACACAAAAGAAGAAGGGAAACCACCACATTAACCGCTGGAGAATTGCCACCAAACAGTCTGGATCTGAGGACATAGATGTCATGTCTGACGCCTAA